In Clostridiaceae bacterium, a single window of DNA contains:
- the mrdA gene encoding penicillin-binding protein 2, with product MKKFFKDRFVIVALFFLAFGIAIVFQLVKIQIIHGEEYDKASQRKVLKERTILASRGNIMDRNGIPVAVNRQGFTIQIVKAGLNTAELNDMVLRLVDIFEKNNDNYNKTLRKYLTFNPVTFNSHSLETIKNWQERVFGIKGEDFISSPEEFFNYLREKVFIIDPKYSDDEAYKIMTIRYEILVNNWFYTIGNPVSLAKDVSINTIAEVEERHHEFKGIITGTEPLRKYLNAADAAHVIGYVGSINAEQLEKYKADGYGPNDIIGQTGIEAYAEKYLRGKDGIKRVEVDMSGRLTEELSGEPAIPGKDIVLTIDMNLQKIAMESLKRNIEEIRNRAKSSYDNKNFGDANAGAAVAIDVHTGEVLVMASYPGYDPAVFLEGASNKKAQEEIIRLFNDNNNPMLNRAIQGKYAPGSTFKPITAIAGLEEGVITPDTIIYDRGRTTIGGMDFVCLEYRSGLGAHGALNVKRALETSCNIYFHELGYRVGIDGIVKWADYFGLGRKTGIDLLDENKGTLASREYKKDAFKEEWWKADTAQAAIGQLYNEFTPIQLARYISAVANGGKLYKPYVIKKILDHEGNIVKETVPEYEQIPISESTIKAIKEGMIAVTQSIDGTAKEAFKDFPFEVAGKTGTAETGYESKQSSNALFVCYAPADDPEIAVAVVVEKGVWGSYTAPIARDIIEAYFGLNDTNKNDDSIKPGKALFIR from the coding sequence GTGAAAAAGTTTTTCAAGGACAGATTTGTAATAGTTGCGTTGTTTTTTTTAGCTTTTGGGATTGCTATTGTGTTTCAGTTAGTAAAAATACAGATTATTCATGGAGAAGAGTATGATAAGGCTTCACAGCGTAAAGTCCTTAAGGAGAGGACTATTTTGGCTTCCAGGGGTAATATTATGGATAGAAATGGCATCCCAGTGGCAGTGAACCGTCAGGGATTTACCATTCAAATTGTCAAAGCTGGTCTGAATACCGCCGAATTGAATGATATGGTACTTAGACTTGTTGATATTTTTGAAAAAAATAATGATAATTATAATAAAACCTTGAGGAAATATTTAACATTTAATCCGGTAACTTTTAATTCTCATTCATTAGAAACTATTAAAAACTGGCAGGAAAGAGTATTTGGAATTAAGGGTGAAGATTTTATTTCTTCACCGGAAGAATTTTTTAATTATCTTAGAGAAAAAGTATTTATAATAGATCCCAAGTATTCAGATGATGAAGCATACAAGATTATGACGATAAGATATGAAATTCTGGTAAATAACTGGTTTTATACAATTGGAAATCCTGTATCACTTGCAAAGGATGTAAGTATAAACACTATTGCTGAAGTGGAGGAAAGACACCACGAGTTTAAAGGTATAATAACAGGAACAGAGCCATTGAGAAAGTATCTTAATGCAGCTGATGCAGCACATGTCATAGGGTATGTAGGTTCTATAAATGCTGAACAATTAGAAAAATATAAAGCTGATGGATACGGACCAAATGATATTATTGGACAGACAGGTATAGAAGCTTATGCAGAAAAATATCTCAGAGGTAAAGATGGAATCAAAAGAGTAGAAGTTGATATGTCCGGAAGGCTGACAGAAGAGTTGAGCGGAGAACCAGCTATACCCGGAAAAGATATTGTTCTTACCATAGATATGAATTTGCAGAAAATTGCTATGGAATCTCTTAAAAGAAACATAGAAGAAATAAGAAACAGAGCAAAGAGCTCCTATGATAATAAAAACTTCGGAGATGCAAATGCAGGCGCTGCTGTTGCTATAGACGTGCATACAGGAGAAGTGCTTGTAATGGCAAGTTATCCTGGCTACGACCCTGCAGTTTTTCTTGAGGGTGCCAGCAACAAGAAAGCTCAGGAAGAAATTATAAGGCTTTTTAACGATAATAATAATCCTATGTTAAACAGGGCTATACAGGGTAAATATGCTCCCGGATCTACATTTAAACCCATAACTGCTATCGCAGGACTGGAAGAAGGGGTTATTACTCCGGATACCATAATTTATGATCGAGGAAGAACCACAATTGGAGGTATGGATTTTGTTTGCCTGGAGTACAGGTCGGGATTAGGTGCCCATGGGGCATTAAATGTTAAGAGGGCGCTGGAAACATCCTGTAATATATATTTCCACGAATTGGGCTATAGAGTAGGAATAGACGGAATAGTAAAATGGGCTGACTACTTTGGTCTTGGACGAAAGACAGGAATTGATTTGCTTGATGAAAACAAAGGAACTCTTGCATCCAGGGAATATAAGAAGGACGCCTTTAAGGAGGAATGGTGGAAAGCTGATACTGCACAAGCTGCCATAGGCCAGCTTTATAACGAATTCACTCCCATTCAGTTAGCAAGGTATATAAGCGCTGTAGCCAATGGAGGCAAACTGTATAAGCCCTATGTAATAAAGAAAATCCTGGATCATGAAGGTAATATAGTAAAGGAAACTGTTCCCGAGTACGAGCAGATTCCTATTAGTGAATCAACCATTAAAGCCATCAAAGAAGGTATGATAGCTGTTACTCAATCTATAGATGGTACTGCAAAGGAAGCTTTTAAAGACTTTCCTTTTGAAGTGGCCGGTAAAACTGGTACAGCAGAAACAGGTTATGAGAGTAAGCAGTCTTCAAACGCCCTGTTTGTATGCTATGCTCCTGCAGATGATCCTGAAATAGCCGTAGCCGTCGTTGTTGAAAAAGGTGTATGGGGTTCATATACCGCTCCTATTGCGAGGGATATAATAGAGGCTTATTTTGGATTGAATGACACAAATAAAAATGATGATAGTATAAAACCAGGCAAAGCATTATTTATAAGGTAA
- the minC gene encoding septum site-determining protein MinC, with protein MGESNITFKATVNGLLLIMKEEDEFTSVLEQLERKLDSAGKFFKGASINVRYRGKKLSPEEEKIIYNLMLEKTCAEINSFEEDPEQNTDLQENTNETFQLGSSIRTIYFKGIDEGITKFHRGTVRSGQLIAFEGNVVIIGDVNPGGEVVATGNVVVMGSLRGSVHAGADGNKDAIVVSLNLQPSLLRIADVITRPPDESHNITSYVPEIAYIKDNLIYIDTFLPGIKP; from the coding sequence ATGGGTGAAAGTAATATTACTTTTAAGGCAACTGTTAACGGATTACTGCTGATAATGAAGGAAGAAGATGAATTTACGTCTGTTTTGGAACAACTGGAGAGAAAACTTGACTCAGCAGGTAAATTTTTTAAGGGGGCTTCAATAAATGTTAGATACCGGGGAAAGAAGCTATCACCTGAAGAGGAAAAAATTATCTATAATCTTATGTTAGAAAAAACATGTGCAGAAATAAACAGCTTTGAAGAAGATCCGGAACAAAATACCGACTTGCAGGAAAATACCAATGAAACATTTCAGTTGGGTTCAAGCATAAGGACTATTTATTTTAAAGGAATAGATGAAGGTATTACAAAGTTTCATAGAGGTACTGTGCGTTCAGGTCAGCTGATAGCTTTTGAAGGAAACGTGGTAATAATCGGAGATGTTAATCCAGGTGGTGAAGTGGTGGCTACAGGTAATGTGGTGGTTATGGGCTCTTTGCGTGGAAGTGTACATGCAGGTGCTGACGGCAACAAGGATGCAATCGTTGTATCATTAAACCTTCAGCCATCACTTTTGAGAATTGCCGATGTTATCACGCGGCCACCGGACGAAAGCCATAATATTACTTCGTATGTACCTGAGATCGCTTATATAAAAGATAATCTGATTTATATAGACACTTTTTTACCTGGTATAAAGCCATAG
- the minD gene encoding septum site-determining protein MinD: protein MGEVIVITSGKGGVGKTTTTANIGTALSLLNKKVVLVDTDIGLRNLDVVMGLENRIVYDLVDVIEGTCRVKQALIKDKRFDGLFLLPAAQTRDKNAINPRQMIRLCEELKNEFDYILVDCPAGIEQGFKNAIAGAQRAIVVTTPEVSAVRDADRIIGLLEAHELRNPRLLVNRVRPDMVKRGDMMSIDDIVDILAVDLIGVVPDDEKIVISTNRGEPAVTDERSLAGQAFRNIARRINGEEIPISVFENGDNFFVKLKKLFGIKTT, encoded by the coding sequence GTGGGGGAAGTAATCGTAATAACATCAGGAAAAGGCGGAGTTGGAAAGACAACGACAACGGCTAATATCGGCACCGCCCTGTCTTTGCTGAACAAAAAAGTAGTATTGGTGGATACAGATATAGGCCTTAGAAATCTGGATGTTGTAATGGGCTTGGAAAATAGGATAGTATATGATTTGGTTGATGTAATAGAAGGTACTTGCAGAGTTAAACAGGCACTTATTAAAGATAAGCGTTTTGATGGACTTTTCCTCCTTCCTGCAGCACAGACTAGGGATAAGAATGCAATAAACCCTAGGCAAATGATAAGACTTTGTGAAGAGCTAAAGAATGAATTTGATTATATTCTTGTAGATTGTCCTGCAGGTATTGAGCAAGGCTTTAAAAATGCCATAGCAGGTGCACAAAGAGCCATAGTTGTTACTACACCTGAAGTGTCGGCTGTAAGAGATGCAGATAGGATTATAGGACTTCTCGAAGCCCATGAATTAAGAAATCCCAGGCTCCTTGTCAATAGAGTAAGGCCAGATATGGTTAAACGGGGAGATATGATGTCTATTGATGATATAGTAGATATTTTAGCTGTTGATTTGATAGGAGTAGTACCCGATGATGAGAAAATAGTTATATCTACAAACAGAGGAGAACCTGCTGTTACAGACGAGAGATCTTTAGCTGGACAAGCTTTCAGGAATATTGCAAGAAGAATTAATGGTGAGGAAATACCTATAAGTGTATTTGAAAATGGGGATAATTTTTTTGTTAAGCTGAAGAAACTATTCGGCATAAAGACTACATAA
- the minE gene encoding cell division topological specificity factor MinE: MLLDLLKSLTKVKTSSKDVAKERLKLVLVHDRANVSPQFLEMVKSEIIKVITNYIDIDESALDIQITRTKSDDGCSVVPALIANIPIKNVKGSGK, from the coding sequence ATGCTGCTTGATTTGTTGAAATCACTTACCAAGGTTAAAACTTCATCCAAGGATGTTGCGAAAGAAAGATTAAAGCTTGTATTAGTACATGATAGAGCTAACGTGTCTCCTCAGTTTTTAGAAATGGTAAAAAGTGAGATTATAAAAGTTATTACCAATTACATAGATATAGATGAAAGCGCTCTTGATATTCAGATTACCAGGACTAAAAGCGATGATGGATGTAGTGTTGTGCCGGCTTTAATAGCAAATATCCCTATAAAAAATGTTAAAGGAAGCGGTAAGTAA
- a CDS encoding methylglyoxal synthase, whose protein sequence is MNIALLAHERKKELLVNFCIAYKTILQNHNLFATGNVGQAIMEATGLHINLVAAGTIDGEQQIAARVAYNEMDLVIWFRDALAIHDNDTREGSLIRLCDIHSIPYATNIATAELLIKGVERGDLAWREIIEK, encoded by the coding sequence ATGAATATAGCTTTACTTGCTCATGAAAGAAAAAAGGAATTATTGGTGAATTTTTGTATAGCTTACAAAACAATACTTCAAAACCATAACCTTTTTGCGACAGGAAATGTAGGCCAGGCTATTATGGAGGCAACAGGTCTTCATATTAATTTGGTTGCTGCAGGGACTATAGACGGCGAACAGCAGATAGCAGCCAGAGTAGCATATAATGAAATGGACCTTGTAATATGGTTCAGAGACGCACTTGCTATCCACGATAATGACACAAGAGAAGGTTCACTTATTCGTTTATGTGATATACATAGCATACCTTATGCAACTAATATCGCAACTGCAGAGTTGCTGATAAAGGGAGTTGAAAGAGGAGATCTTGCATGGAGAGAAATCATAGAAAAATAA
- a CDS encoding M23 family metallopeptidase, whose protein sequence is MDDIVARYKYPRHSTYYRRKRRATKAAYSTAEKIAKQVALSALILLLVVIIKSIDTPVTNFITSKINNILSADIEFQKVFDSVGNFFKKLNEDPEKLEDDAIKEAVLGSGYQEQYSADNEVSEIVEKDIETIISDIKKQYSFAAPLEGILSSSYGERIDPFTRQLKHHYGVDIDAGQGSNIKAALDGFVVEARSKKEYGDYIKIDHGNGLYTIYAHCSEFMVNEGQEVKQGQVIAKVGDRGLDIGSHLHFEIWKDGEPLDPLCFIDFPLE, encoded by the coding sequence ATGGATGATATTGTTGCCAGATATAAATACCCCCGTCATAGTACTTATTACAGGAGAAAAAGGAGAGCAACAAAGGCAGCTTATTCCACTGCGGAAAAAATAGCCAAGCAGGTAGCCTTGTCAGCACTTATACTTCTACTGGTTGTCATAATAAAAAGCATTGATACACCTGTGACAAATTTTATTACATCAAAAATAAACAATATACTATCAGCAGACATTGAATTTCAAAAGGTATTTGACTCAGTAGGCAACTTCTTTAAAAAACTTAATGAAGACCCTGAAAAGCTGGAAGATGATGCAATTAAAGAAGCAGTTTTAGGAAGCGGCTATCAGGAACAGTACAGTGCTGATAATGAGGTTTCAGAAATTGTTGAAAAGGATATTGAGACTATAATTAGTGATATCAAGAAACAGTATAGCTTTGCCGCTCCTCTCGAAGGTATACTGAGTTCCTCCTATGGTGAAAGAATAGACCCTTTTACAAGGCAACTGAAGCACCACTATGGAGTAGACATTGATGCAGGACAGGGTAGCAATATTAAAGCCGCCTTAGATGGTTTTGTGGTGGAAGCCAGGTCTAAAAAGGAATATGGAGATTATATCAAAATCGATCATGGGAATGGACTTTATACCATTTATGCTCATTGTTCAGAATTTATGGTAAATGAAGGACAGGAAGTAAAGCAGGGGCAGGTTATAGCGAAGGTTGGTGATAGAGGGCTGGATATTGGTTCTCATTTACATTTTGAGATATGGAAGGATGGAGAGCCATTAGATCCTTTGTGTTTCATAGACTTTCCATTAGAATAG
- a CDS encoding peptidase M50: MFHRLSIRIESKNKQRFLEINLLIFVTLILASFLEYFEEYALSYFSIMLHEGGHIVSAILMGKRVYGIKILPLGINAYIDEGVLSSREKILMLLSGPFVNILLFLGLFLSAQMFRLDVEDIKFLLLMNVSLAVFNMIPVIPLDGGRILRELIAGKTGVFFAENLIRKKTFVISLLIIFAGIVQIILNPKNISLLIAGIYIFLLIISDKSEAALMNVKNIIFRRRRFLNKGIYPARGLVAVRSTRLIEAMKKMDYDRFHFVYILDDNMRLLKILTEQEVIDGMLKYNPDITFGDLLALESFK, encoded by the coding sequence GTGTTTCATAGACTTTCCATTAGAATAGAATCAAAAAATAAACAGCGTTTTCTGGAAATTAACTTGCTGATTTTTGTTACATTAATATTAGCCTCATTTTTAGAATATTTCGAGGAATATGCTTTAAGCTATTTTAGCATTATGCTACATGAAGGAGGCCATATAGTATCAGCAATACTTATGGGGAAAAGGGTATATGGCATAAAAATACTGCCTCTTGGCATTAATGCGTATATTGACGAAGGGGTATTAAGCAGCAGAGAAAAAATATTAATGTTGTTATCCGGACCTTTTGTCAATATCCTTTTGTTTTTAGGGCTATTTTTGTCTGCACAAATGTTCAGGCTCGATGTTGAAGATATAAAATTTTTATTGCTGATGAATGTAAGTCTTGCAGTATTTAATATGATTCCGGTTATACCACTTGACGGAGGAAGAATCTTGCGTGAATTAATTGCCGGCAAAACGGGTGTATTTTTTGCTGAGAATTTAATAAGAAAAAAAACATTTGTTATATCATTATTAATTATCTTTGCGGGAATTGTGCAAATAATCCTTAACCCTAAAAATATAAGCTTGTTAATCGCTGGTATTTATATATTTTTATTAATTATATCTGATAAATCGGAGGCAGCATTAATGAATGTAAAAAATATCATTTTTAGAAGAAGACGATTCCTCAATAAGGGTATATATCCTGCAAGGGGACTGGTAGCAGTCAGATCTACACGTCTTATTGAAGCTATGAAGAAAATGGATTATGACAGGTTTCATTTTGTTTATATACTCGATGATAATATGCGGTTGCTGAAAATATTAACAGAGCAGGAAGTTATTGATGGTATGCTGAAATATAATCCTGATATAACATTTGGAGATTTATTGGCTCTGGAATCATTTAAGTAG
- the pdaA gene encoding delta-lactam-biosynthetic de-N-acetylase gives MKLIIAIISVVLVLVYVTTLFVGSLLPLIKGAGLQKEKETYKETRPDDEYDSEKNYAGQEDEENDIEKEEVEQAEEYGKSENVHQDSGNSNTGSSNESQQDQDNENQPVEQKPELSEILNFEELDKLDNTKYSWWINQNTEHVTPGIPEVARKLIDKYDGIFTGDTTQKHIYLTFDEGYENGYTSKILDVLKENDVKSIFFVTGSYIEKNPDLIKRMLQEGHKVGNHTVNHPSLPGVDNSRLEKELAGLEERFFELYGERFEYMRPPMGEYSERVLAAAKQLGYKTVFWSFAYKDYDVNDQKGQEYAYNKIMSNLHNGAVLLLHAVSKDNAEVLDRLIKDIRAQGYEIRPFDL, from the coding sequence ATGAAGTTGATTATAGCAATAATCAGTGTAGTTCTAGTGCTGGTGTATGTTACTACTCTTTTTGTCGGATCATTGTTGCCGCTTATTAAAGGAGCAGGACTCCAAAAAGAGAAAGAAACATATAAAGAAACAAGACCTGATGATGAATATGATTCGGAAAAAAATTACGCCGGCCAAGAGGATGAAGAGAATGATATTGAAAAGGAGGAAGTAGAGCAAGCGGAAGAATACGGGAAAAGTGAAAATGTTCATCAAGATTCCGGTAATTCAAATACTGGTAGCAGTAATGAATCTCAGCAGGATCAAGATAATGAAAACCAGCCTGTTGAGCAAAAGCCTGAATTATCTGAAATACTTAATTTTGAAGAATTGGATAAATTGGATAACACTAAATATTCCTGGTGGATAAACCAGAATACCGAACATGTGACTCCTGGTATTCCTGAGGTAGCCAGAAAATTAATTGATAAGTATGATGGGATTTTTACTGGAGATACTACCCAGAAGCATATTTATCTGACTTTTGACGAGGGGTATGAAAATGGGTATACTTCAAAAATTTTGGATGTCTTAAAAGAAAATGATGTGAAGTCAATTTTCTTCGTGACAGGTTCATATATTGAAAAAAATCCTGACCTGATTAAAAGAATGTTGCAAGAGGGTCATAAGGTTGGAAATCATACGGTTAACCATCCTAGTCTTCCTGGAGTTGATAATTCAAGATTGGAAAAAGAACTGGCCGGTCTTGAAGAAAGATTCTTTGAATTATATGGAGAAAGATTTGAATATATGAGGCCTCCTATGGGAGAGTACAGTGAAAGAGTCCTTGCAGCTGCAAAACAGCTAGGTTACAAAACTGTATTCTGGAGCTTTGCCTATAAGGATTATGATGTGAATGATCAAAAAGGTCAGGAATATGCTTACAATAAGATTATGAGCAATTTGCACAACGGGGCTGTGCTTCTTTTACATGCAGTTTCCAAGGATAATGCAGAGGTTCTTGACAGACTGATTAAGGATATAAGAGCACAGGGCTATGAAATAAGGCCTTTTGACCTGTAG
- a CDS encoding sulfide/dihydroorotate dehydrogenase-like FAD/NAD-binding protein codes for MYKILKKEVLNPSVKLMEIEAPFVARKAEPGQFVIIRVNEKGERIPLTIADFDRDKGTVTIIFQEVGKTTELLGSLNEGDSILDFVGPLGVPSHVEEYRNKKVAVIGGGLGTAIAYPQAKKLYNNNAEVDVIIGFRNKDLIILEDKLKEISNRLFVTTDDGSNGNKGFVTDVLKRLLEEGNKYELVIAIGPLVMMKAVSNLTKHYGIKTIVSMNPVMIDGTGMCGGCRVTVGGKTKFACVDGPDFDGHEVDFDEAIRRQAMYKNEEIKSLEMHRCRIKEADVNA; via the coding sequence ATGTACAAGATTCTAAAAAAAGAGGTCTTAAATCCTTCAGTAAAGCTTATGGAAATTGAAGCTCCATTTGTGGCAAGAAAAGCAGAACCGGGACAATTTGTCATAATAAGAGTGAATGAAAAAGGGGAAAGAATTCCATTAACCATAGCTGATTTTGATAGGGATAAAGGGACTGTAACAATAATTTTTCAGGAGGTAGGAAAAACAACAGAGCTCCTTGGTTCATTGAATGAAGGGGACAGTATTTTGGATTTTGTCGGTCCTTTAGGTGTACCCTCTCATGTTGAGGAATATAGGAATAAAAAGGTAGCTGTTATTGGAGGCGGACTAGGTACTGCCATTGCATATCCCCAGGCCAAGAAACTATATAATAATAATGCGGAAGTTGATGTAATAATTGGATTCAGAAACAAGGACCTTATAATACTTGAAGATAAATTGAAGGAAATAAGCAATAGATTATTTGTTACCACTGATGATGGTTCAAACGGTAATAAGGGATTTGTTACCGATGTATTAAAAAGACTTCTTGAAGAAGGAAACAAATATGAACTTGTAATAGCAATAGGGCCCCTGGTAATGATGAAGGCAGTAAGCAACCTTACAAAACATTACGGTATTAAGACAATTGTAAGCATGAATCCTGTTATGATCGATGGTACCGGAATGTGTGGAGGATGCCGTGTTACTGTAGGCGGGAAAACAAAGTTTGCATGTGTTGATGGCCCCGATTTTGATGGCCATGAGGTAGATTTTGATGAAGCCATAAGAAGACAAGCTATGTATAAAAATGAAGAGATTAAGTCGCTGGAAATGCACAGATGCAGGATAAAGGAGGCTGATGTTAATGCCTAA
- the gltA gene encoding NADPH-dependent glutamate synthase, with protein sequence MPNMSLKKVNMPEQKPEIRNKNFSEVALGYTEDMAREEAQRCLQCKHKPCISGCPVNVKIPEFIKFIAEGDFEQAYQKIKETNNLPAICGRVCPQETQCELLCVRGKKGEPVGIGRLERFAADWHMENMKNNEAEMDNIEKNGKKVAVIGSGPAGLTCAADLAKLGYDVTIFEAFHTPGGVLMYGIPEFRLPKELVQKEIDYVKNLGVEIKTNMVIGKIFSLDELMQEGYEAIFIGTGAGLPSFMNIPGENLNGVYSANEFLTRVNLMKAYKFPEYDTPVKIGKNVAVIGGGNVAMDAARSAKRLGAENVYIVYRRSEAEMPARLEEVHHAKEEGIEFKLLTNPTRILGNKDGFVEGIECIEMELGEPDSSGRRRPMPKPGSEKIIEVDTVIIAIGQTPNPLIKSTTPDLDTHKWGGIIADEETGATSKAGVFAGGDAVTGAATVILAMGAGKKAAKAIDEYLKSK encoded by the coding sequence ATGCCTAATATGTCGCTGAAAAAAGTAAATATGCCAGAACAGAAACCTGAAATCAGAAACAAGAATTTTTCAGAAGTGGCTTTGGGATATACAGAAGATATGGCAAGAGAGGAAGCTCAAAGATGCTTGCAATGCAAGCATAAACCATGTATATCAGGATGCCCTGTAAATGTAAAGATTCCCGAATTTATTAAGTTTATAGCGGAAGGTGATTTTGAACAAGCCTACCAAAAAATAAAAGAAACAAATAACTTACCTGCCATATGTGGAAGAGTTTGCCCCCAGGAAACACAGTGTGAGCTTCTGTGTGTCAGAGGAAAAAAAGGAGAGCCTGTTGGAATAGGCAGACTTGAGAGATTTGCCGCAGACTGGCATATGGAAAATATGAAAAATAATGAAGCTGAAATGGATAATATAGAAAAGAACGGGAAAAAGGTAGCAGTTATAGGATCAGGTCCTGCTGGGCTTACTTGTGCTGCAGACCTGGCAAAATTAGGTTATGATGTTACTATATTTGAAGCCTTCCATACTCCCGGAGGAGTCTTAATGTATGGCATCCCCGAGTTCAGGCTGCCTAAAGAACTTGTCCAGAAGGAAATTGATTATGTCAAGAATCTTGGGGTTGAAATAAAAACAAATATGGTAATAGGAAAAATATTTTCTCTGGATGAATTAATGCAGGAAGGCTATGAAGCAATTTTTATCGGTACAGGAGCAGGACTCCCTTCATTTATGAATATTCCAGGTGAAAATCTAAATGGAGTTTATTCAGCCAATGAGTTTTTGACCAGGGTTAATCTTATGAAAGCCTATAAGTTCCCTGAATATGATACTCCTGTAAAAATCGGAAAGAATGTTGCGGTTATAGGCGGAGGAAATGTAGCCATGGATGCGGCAAGAAGTGCAAAAAGGCTTGGAGCAGAAAATGTGTATATTGTATACAGGCGTTCTGAAGCTGAAATGCCGGCAAGACTTGAAGAAGTCCACCATGCAAAGGAGGAAGGCATTGAGTTTAAGCTTTTAACCAACCCCACAAGGATATTGGGTAATAAGGACGGTTTTGTAGAAGGTATTGAATGTATAGAAATGGAACTTGGAGAGCCTGATAGCTCAGGAAGAAGACGTCCTATGCCAAAACCAGGCTCAGAAAAAATAATTGAGGTAGATACAGTTATAATAGCAATCGGACAAACTCCCAATCCTTTGATAAAATCAACTACACCTGATCTTGATACCCATAAATGGGGAGGAATAATTGCAGATGAAGAGACAGGCGCTACCAGTAAAGCAGGGGTATTTGCCGGAGGAGATGCCGTAACAGGAGCGGCAACGGTAATACTTGCAATGGGGGCTGGTAAAAAGGCGGCTAAAGCAATAGATGAATATCTAAAAAGTAAGTAA